The Lathyrus oleraceus cultivar Zhongwan6 chromosome 5, CAAS_Psat_ZW6_1.0, whole genome shotgun sequence genome includes the window agtcacgatgaagagaaatgcaacctttttgcatttgaaaaaaagaatacaatcctttataggatcaggtattgtgtcaaagatgacatatcaaaatcctatattttttgagaatggtcaatgcaagtttttctcccttaaggtacgagacgatgaagatgttgaaaacatgtttcttagtcatgaacattcaggcatggaatgtatcgagttgtacactactctacaaccatgtataccgtctcaacagtctcaactaaccgatcaggatacagctggtgaagatgctgcagatgatgcacaatggtcagatgaactcaacccagaagcagaagtagaagtcgatgttgttgatgaagaagaagaggagaccaagatacaggttgatcacatcctgaacaacgacgatgaagatgaggctcaaccaccaccaatacctcctagtcatgcctacaatcctcctcaacatatgacaaatatggatcttcacgacgatgaaacgtCCGATAGTGTCTTCTATAATacgtatccgagaccagtaggcgaattaaaggtgggagacatgtttcgtaccaaagaagaatgtgtcttggcaatcaaaaaattccacatgaacaactttgctgactttacagtgaaacgcactgattctagaaggtatgttatcgaatgtcgtaacatgctttgtaagtttcgtttggctgcatcttacaagaagaaaaatgactcttgggagatcaCTTCAATAAacccaccacacagttgcgttgcaactaacgttgaacaagatcaccgtaaactgagcacaactttgatatgtcaagacattctgccattggtaaataaagacccatcagtgaaggtgagtataattatatcccatatccgaacaacatacaattatactccatcttacaagaaagcatggattgcgaggacaaaggctgttgaacaggttttcggcaactaggaggactcattcaaggaattaccacggtttttatgggcactaaaaacttatgtcccaggaactgtggcaattttggagacagtgccagcaatgatgccagacggaacctgtgctacaggtaatagaatatttcaccgtctcttttgggcatttgacccgtacatcaaaggtttcgctttctgcaaacctctcctgcaaattgatggcacttggttatacggaaaatacaagggtactttgctcatggcagttgcacaagacggtaacaacaatgtatttcccattgcctttgctcttgttgaaggtgaaacggctggtggatgaggtttctttcttcgacatctcagaacgcatgtcgctccacaagccaatctatgtttgatttctgatagacatgctgccatcgaaagtgcctacaacaaccatgacaacggatggcatgatcctccttctacacatgtgtactgtatcagacacattgcacaaaacttcatgcgtgctataaaagataagaatcttcgcaagaaggtggtgaatgttgggtatgctttaactcaaccgtcatttcaatattatcgtgatgaaattcgactgtctaatgaagacgcggggagatggataaataacatcccagtagagcagtggacaagagcatttgacggtggttgtcgatggggccacatgacaacaaacattgtggaatgcatgaacggggttttcaaaggaattcgaaatctgccgataaccgccttggtaagatcaacctattataggttggcttctatgttcgcaaccagaggtgaaagatggagtgcagtgttaatgtccgaaaaagtattcagtgagtgttgcatgaaggtcatgaaagaggagagcatcaaagctacgacacacgctgtaacagtgtttgaccgtcatagacaaaatttcagcgtccaggaaacaatgggcaacaacgaggggagaccaaatttagcctacgcggttaaactacacagaagttggtgcgattgtggaaaatttcaggccttccgcataccttgctcccatgtcattgcagcatgcgcttatactcgtcaagacgcttacacccatttatctgatgtgtacaaggccaacaccatcatgaatgtatatatagtcaaagcttttcagtactaccaatggaggattactggccttcatatgaaggagatattgtttggcacaatgaagagatgcgtagaaagaagaaaggaaggccaaacagcacacaTATCAGAACAtagatggattccacagataaaatgataagattatgtagtatctgtcgtcaaccaggacacaacaaaaacaactgtcccaatcaaggagcatcatctagatcttaagctttttgtaacatggtatctagatcttaagctatttgtaacattgtatttctgtaacaatcaatatatcattaagttcttgttacaacgagtttcataaccaacatcaatacaaaacatctgaaaacataaataattctaacatattacaacaatcaaattaatgtcgtctcgaccgaacatcatttccctagcatccttatcagtcttcattcgcacccaaccaaagatactgtcaagtctctcaatacttctgattttttccccttctgatattttcccgtctaaccatcgaaccaactccctcttcagttgatctaacgtggtgatgttccaaaacaacatcaacaattgaggtttgtctctcgcataaatcaccttaccgtatcggcgacgaacaccaaacatgatagccaaataattatatgagttgtggaacaataggtcacacaacgcatctatttataagacaaaaaaggcattttatgagggagtcgccaattgagttggcgcctcctcttaaaacctacacataggcgccaattggattagctagggcacctgccctagccaatccaattggcgcctccattcaagttttaataacagtcgccatatgaacaactttcatgttcatcaaaaatccatttgaaacttggaagctcatcattaatttcaaaacattataggtcattttgacagaaaccctaattttgggtcagGTTCGTtgggacctaactcactcatttttatttttttgaggtgggaccaagtgcattggaaaatttgagatgtctacttcaaatgttatgttggacaaaatttcataactctaaaataaacacatgcaataatgcaagacattataggtcagataacagttgaaaaactcagaagtccaacttcaactgcccataactttcgcataaaaaatccaaataatgcaaaatgtatgtccaaattcattgtcttggaaagatctacaacttttatgttggaggttttgccattagaggcttttttaagggagtcgccaattgaattgtCGTCTCCTattaaaaattacacataggcgccaattggattggctagggcacctgccctagccaatccaattggcgcctccttgcaatttttaagaggggtcgccaattcaattggcgcctcctcctaaaagtggagtagattgggaaattttttgaaaactgggatatttttaaaatttcttcgaaaaactgggttatctcggtaaaaaaaccatatatatatatatatatatatatatatatatatatatatatatatatatataaaacatCACTATATGTTTTGTCAGAAACATATCTCAATATTTCATACGatcataaaataataaaaaattatcaTATAATCCATCCAAAATCTGTCTAGAGATTTGAGACAAATAAAGATTTTACtcttatttttttaaaatataatataaaatattaaaaagtttcaatttttattttttctatttaAGCAGTAACAGGGTCATTAAAAAAATATAGGGGTGCAAGGTATAATTTTTGGTTAAAATTTTAGGCACAATTAATTGAATTTTAGTTTGGTTTTGAAACAATAAAAAACCCTAAATAACATTTTCTCAAGACCCTACTAATAATAACAGCATGTGATCTTCCCTACTATGGTGATACTGAGGACAGAGATAATGGCAGATAGAATCAGTGAGTTGCACGATTCAATTCTCTGTCACATTCTTTCTTTTCTTCCAACCAAACATGCTGCAACCACAAGTATCCTCTCTAAGAGATGGAAATCATTTTGGCTTTCGGTCCTCACTCTGGACTTCGACTGCAAATCCTTCCAAGACATGACCTAGTATTCTTAGTTGCAAGACCCTTAAGGTTCTTAAGTTGAATGAGCTAATAGTCAATGGTTTTTCTCATCAAGTGGACTTTCCTGTTCTTAAAATTCTTCACTTAAAGAGAATGAGTTTCGAAAGTCATGAATTGCTGGTTAAACTTCTGTCTGGTTGTCCTATAATTGAGGAGCTGCAAACCAAAGATTTATAAATGCTGTAATTTTATATCTAAAGATTTTGATATTTCTTTTCTATTGCAATTTTTTTTGGTGTAATTAGCTATTACCGAAGCATCAATCAAATGCTGTAATTTCTAAATTTTAGAGAAGTCATCAATTTATTTGTTTGTTCTTGTTATACACGTTATTTTCTTTAAACTGCTAGAAGAACATTTTTGTGGTGGAAAGACATTTATGGCATTGGAACATTTTTGTGGTGGAACGTTATTTTCTTCATTCGGATGTTAATTGGTTCAATGAATTCGTTTGTGGGAAAATCGAAGATGGCAATGTTATTGATTTCTGGCAGCAGTCTTGGATCGGTACGAAACCGCTTGTTGCTGTGTTTCCAGATTTGTTTTGTGCTTTCGGTGGAGCCCCAGGAAATATACTTTCGATGGGTAATTGGATAGGTGAGATTTAGAGTTAGTAAAGGGAGCAAGGGAAATATAGAAAATGTGAGAGTTAAATTGATGCTAGTAAGATTGTGAAAAATTATCCAACAAATTGTTAGATGAAACCTATTATTTTCTCCGATCGTTTTCGCCATAACTTTAGTTCTGTAAATCCAAATGAGGTACGGTTTGAAACATTCGAAAGCTAACACTTATGGCTATCCCATAGTGATTTATTAAGAGGTTAGATGGGTACTAGAATATGTGaaatttaattattttacttATTGTGTAATGATTGACGTTAAAGAACGAACGATTAATCGTTGTGAAGGAATACATTAATGATGAAGTGATGATAATATGGATTAATATGATTGAGTGCTATGTGGATGTTTATTGGATGTGTGAATATATGTTGTGAAGTGCAAGTATAATTATCTGAAGTGTTGTAAATACTTACTGATGATTGTTGAGATGCGTAATTCAGAGTGAGAATAATTATTGATGTGTTTATATGCATGATTGTTTACAGTCAAATACGGGGATGTAAGCATTATTGTATTATTGTCGTTGCATTATTGTATGACATACGTAATATGTTGTCGTGGAAGATGTGAGTCACAAGTTCAATGCTTGAGAGGAATGACTTGTCCAGAGCTAATATGAGAGGGTAGTCACATGGTGTGTGATATGTCGATGGTGTGTGAATTTCATGATGTTTTCCCTGAAGATATTTGTGAGTTGCCTTCTGAACATGAAGTTGAGGTCGCCATATATGTAGTATTTGGTACTAGACCTGTGTCAATGGCTCCATAGAGGAGGAAGGTTTGCATAAGAGTTGGATGAGCTTAAGAAACAGTTAAAGGATCGACTTGAGAAGAAGTTTGGATCGAGTGTTTCACCGTGGAGAGCATCGGTGTTGTTAGTCAAGAAGAAAGATGATAGCATGAGTTTGTGTGTTGATTAATTAATCCAGTTTGTtttatatataaatttaattaGTGTAATATatagttttaattaattatatatatatatatatatatatatatatatatatatatatatatatatatatatatatatatatatatatatatatatatatatatatatataattcaaTTGGTATAAAATTATATAATACTATTTGGATATTGTATTGACGTGAGAAACAAAAGtgaagaaaagaaaaaccgaTTAAACTAATACACAGCAAGAACGACACCACGCATTGTTCATCAACGGTTCATTATATATAAATACGGTACTTTAGCATAAGTTGTTTTCCAGTTTCCATAACAAATAAATAGACAAAAATCATCACCAGTAGACATTGTTCGAAGGTTCAAACATGAGATCATGTTCCGCATTGTTGGAGGGATCTGATCCGAGGTTTTCGTCGCTATCTTGATGCATTAAACTCGAATTAGGGATAATTTTGGCTGCCTCCAAAAGTTTCTCTCTTTCGTCTTGTTTTTATAAGAGTGTCTACTGAGTGCTTTGAAAACCTCCATCGATGTCGATATAGAAGCTGTAACAGCAGATTCTACCGATATCATCACTCCACTCTCGAAAGAAAGGCAAGTTGTTAAGGTCACTGAATTTTCCAAATTCTGCACAGTAATGTATCACCTCCTCCTCACCGTAGCAACTTTCTTTGATAGGATCTTTGGCAACCAAGCATAGTTGAGACCACAAATCATCTATGGTACATTCTGTAATTGACGGTAACATCTTGCAGGTCCTATATTCAACACCAAACAAAATTAAAATCAAATCTCACATTGTCTGCAAATGAAGTCTCGTCGAAACTGCTATCAACTATAATCAAAGTCGCGTTGTCTGCCATTGAAATCTCACCGAAACTTCAATGCTAAATTTGAAGTCGCATTATTGGCCATTTGAAATCTCATTGAAACTGCTATGAACTATAATTGAAGTCACATTGTCTACGATTGAAGTCTCATCAAAACTGCAATGCAACTACAAATTGAAGTCGCATTATCGGCATTTGAAGTCTAATCGAAACTGCAATGCAACTACAATTGAATTCACATTGTATGCAATTGAAGTCATATTTAAACCCTAATCGAAGTCGCATTGTTTGCAATTGAACTCTCATCAAAACTGCAATGTAACTACAATTGATGTCCCATTGTCTGCAATTGATGTCATATCGAAACTGCAATGAACTACCATTGAAGTCGCATTTTCTGCAATTGAACTCTCATCGAAGCTGCAATGCAACTACAATTGAAGTCGCATCGACCTTATATAATCGAATTAGATTTTAGACACACAACTATAATTCGAACTACGACATAACTCATAATTGTTTTTGATGTCATCGAAACTGCAATGCAATTAAATCAAAGTCTCATCGGCCTGGCTAACATCAGCTATTCAAAAGCATGCTAACAACAATACTACAACTGCTACTACAACATCTAATCAAAAGCATTGTAACAAAAAGCATTTACAAAAATCGTTATACCTCATCGTTCAGAGAAACCTCATCAACAACATTTCTATTTGATAAAATGTGTCAATGGAACTTTTGAAacattaaaatgaaaataaaacacttattttttattttatccaaaatATATCTCAAACTTTTGTATCGATTTCAATATTTCTTACGGATTTGAGACGGAGctcataaaataaaataaaaaaagttGTGTATATAACTCATCCAAAACATGTCTAAATGTTTCACAAGAATTTGAGACATATAATTTTAGGCACAATTAATTGAATTTTAGTTTGGTTTTGAAACAATAAGAAAACCCTAAATAACATTTttcttgaaaaccctaaatatataTACTCACTACAAACCCTTTTCATATTTGAAACATGAGCATTAAACTAATAACGGCATAtccttctttcttttctttgtcACGTTCTTTCTTTTCTTCCAACCAAACATGCTGCAACCACAAGCATCCTCTCTAAGAGATGGAAATCACTATGGCTTTCGGTCCTCACTCTCGACTTCGACTGCAAATCCTTCCAAGACATGACCTACCATGGATATTCTGTACACCAATTGATGCTCTTACGAAAAATTGAACTTCCAATCCTTTCGTTTCGTTTCTATTGCATCTACGGTCATTCAATTCATAACCAAAATGATATTAATCTATTTGTTTCCTATTTAATGAATAGAGGAATTGAGAATCTTAACATTAGCGGTGACATGAAATTACCACCTAGTATTCATAGATGCAACACCCTTAAGGTTCTTAAGTTGAAAGGAATAATAGTGAATGGTTTTTCTCATCAAGTGGATTTTCCTATTCTTAAAATTCTTCAGTTAAAGAGAATGATTTTCGAACGGCATGAATTGCTTGTTAAACTTCTCTCTGGTTGTCCTATACTTGAGGAATTGGAAACCAAATATTTAGGTTTTCGTAATGGTTCGCGTGTTCCAGCGAAAGAGTTTGATGGCTTGTTACCTAGTTTAGTCCGAGCAAAGATTTATTGTCATGATTCTATTATTCCTCTTCATTTGGTTCGCAATGTGGAGACTCTACATATGGAACAGGTATGACAATATAGATTTTAATTTTCTGtaaattcatgattttttttAACTGTAGTCCATAGTTTTAAATTGCAGTTGCGGACGTGGTTGCACGAGTTGCAATTGCAGTTGGTGTCGTGGACTGCAGTTGGTTATATAAATTTCTCATGTACTGTCTTGTAACTTGTGTAACTCATGCAGGCACAATTGAAATGTTGTACTAAACTTCCAATGTTTCATAATCTGACTCATGTGAAACTTAAATTTTTCTATAATATGTGGGGTTGGTTGCAACAAATGCTTGAACAATGCCACAAACTTCAAAGTTTAATCATACAGGGTTGTGAATATCAAGACGAAAGTTGGAACAACCAAAGTTGGAACGATCCACCAATAGTTCCAAAGTGTCTTTCATTGCACCTGAGAACATGTTTTCTTGCAAATTGTAAAGGCACCGAATCTGAGCTCCAATTTGCAAAGTATATTTTACAAAATTCGAAAATACTAAAGACTATGAAAATTAAGTATGATTGCTGTGCAGATATAAAAGCAAAACACCAAATTATGGCGGAATTATCTTCATTCGCAAAGGATTCTACGATGTGCGAAGTTGTTTTTGAAAACAGTCTAGCTGTAATTTTATATCTATATGGAAAGTTTAGAAATTGTGAAAATTATACAAAGTTTAGTAATTATACAAATTTTATATCTATATCCTGAGGATCTAGATACCATGCGGCAGTAAATCCCCATCAACATCATTTAGAGAAATATGAGGGTCCTTCCTTTGAAACAATAAGACTTGAAGGATATTCTTGTAAATAGCTTTTTTTTTTAGTAGTAATTTATGTTTCGATCTTATTCTCATTAGGCTAGAATTATATATACAATATCTCTTTTATATATATAGGCTGCATTTGTTACagcttttttaaaaaaaaaatctatttttttattaaaaaatcaTTTCTAAAAATTTTAAGAGTGTTTGtttcagatttttttaaaatgattatgttaaaaaaatgattttttaattaaaaatgaGAAGCTAATCCAAGTAGCTTTTGAATTTCCATTTTGCGATAGATGAGAGAGAAAATGCAAATACAAAACACGGAAGGTTACATCCAAAGCAAAGTTACATAGTTATccttaaattttttgaaaattcCGAAAATACCCTTCGAGGGTTTAGCTTCATTTTGTTCAGAATTGTGAACAGTGCCGTCTTCTTCCCTCTGCTTCAATGGCGGCGTGAGCAGTACCGTCTTCTTCTTCTTTGCACCAggcactacgccaaataagggaaaagagggcgctttttttggcctataacagcgctttaaagcgccctctaatctggcgttggcataggtaaagacaacgcttttttttcctggtgaaagcgctgtctaaagtggctctttaagccctttaagggccactttagagggcgctttttaaagaaagcgccctctaaagtggaaacatttaagggtttagagggcgcttttactggaaagcgccctctaaagtggaaacttttaagggtttagagggcgcttttactggaaagcgccctctaaagtggaaatttaaagggtttagagggcgcttattttgggaagcgccctctaaagtgggtggttatttaattttttttttaaaaagcgctatatttttttatttattttagacaacctgtatattgaagcagtacacccaaaactgtataatttgaagcctTTTTTCACAtattgcattcaacaagccttatatacaacaatccatacatatacaacaatccactgatatataatcgtttaacttctaaagattctaaatatacaaccaattcataacttaaaaagaaataaaactaagtagcaaaagcatctctgagatgtatgttgTTTTTGCTAGCAacagtcttcttagcaacaacctctttttgttcaatatcaatagcatgaacctaaaatatcataaaattatttaggtgaagtataagatcaagaattaacattttctatgcataaatatcatataattgtgtttatacctttttttttattcaactgactcgatttgctgcgtaatccccttatatttttggtcccttatcttttgaagatagaattgatatttgtttagatggacatgttccattgtcgtagagggatactttcaaatatccagcatcatcatctacgcgaatgaggtttgacgacaatggaacatctccatctaaacaaatatcaattgatactttcaagtatcccttgccccttgcacgaatgattgacttcataatagccattttacctgtaataaacaaaacaattaaaatcagatgacaaatgtaaaaacaattaaaatcataaaagtcattttacctttaataaagaaaacaattaaaatcatttgacctgtacctttttcactaagttctctttcttttcttggttggaatatgttctacatgtctcttaacaacacggacggttggattgatccaaataccctcattatgatcatttctaatatatgaatcatttgatataatattctcatcttgatcatttctggtaaacgattcaatctcaacatcaatatcaccttgatctccagtgttttcatcaattactttgttggaaaaaagaactatagaccatttcgtacttttcggatcattgacatagaacacttgtctagcttgagaggctagaataaaagactcatctttgtatcccaccctattaagatccacttgcaaaaatcctgacttatccattcgaatgccgttattattttcaacccacttgcaaccaaatataggaatctgaaacttctcataatcaaacacccaaatgcgctcgataacaccaaaatacgacagatttgcaaatttggggtttaagtccttcacacttgatatgtgcattgcttcagctaccacggtgacaccactattctgcatagtacttttatcatcttgttctttggtataaaatgtgtatccattaatcgcgtatgcgctataagaaaaaacatgggaacttggaccatatgctaagcatctcaacctttctgttattgaagcgggatctgaataatactttgaataaatatgatccttaaaccaaggtataaaacatcgattgtgctctcgtactatccaattttcatttctattgggatttaaacctcggagaacatccttgtgaatttcaacatacggctcaacctcattctcattgtgcagaacatacaaatgcacttgatcccgttcgacccttgatactgccacgattttatttccaattagattttttccttctttcttttcgacaagctgaaacttggggagtccgattgactgaacattagacaaatattcagtacaaaactcaatcgcttcttcaacaatgtatctttcaaccaaccttctggtcgacttcggttcttcacgtacccttttaatattttcatataacgttcaacagggtacatccatctcatataagctagtccacacaattgtgtctctttcacaagatgaacaactagatgtaccattatgtcaaaaaatgatggaggaaaaaacatttcaagctcacacaaagtaataacgatttctttttgcaacattggtaagatcgcaggattgatcaccttactgaaaattgacttgaagaaagaacgcaacttagttatagagcttcttactttttctggaagaatagaacgtatacctattgggagaaaatgttccattataacatggcaatcatgggtctttaaactctttaacttgaggtctttcatagacacaagtcttctaatatctgaagagtacccttctggaactttaacttcacttagaaacttacacaatgtttttttctcctttctagacagagtataagcagcaggcggtagatatgttcgttttcctttcttcaagggtcctaattcagttcttattcccatcgctatcaagtcttttcttgccttaaggccatccttagactttccttgtatattgagtaacgtgccaataacactttcaaatacatttttttcaatatgcataacatcaagaaaatgtctcacatacaaggacttccaatacggcaattcaaaaaaaactgacctcttcttccacccacttttgacaagtgtctgggcaaaaggcttgccaaactgagtatccaaatctttcaccttttcaaaaatttgatcacccgtcaatataggtggagctctgccttgttctgtctctccattgaacgcctttctccatccacggtagtgatgatttgaatttaagaatctccgataaccgagaaagacattcttctgaccaaactccaagcgcttccaatctgttttatcttcacaaataggacacgcacattgaccttttatgttataccctgatagatttccgtatgctggaaaatcattaattgtgccaaacaacatcgccctcaagttgaaactttctttcctatatccatcataaacctccacaccggtctcccacaaaatctttaaatcttcgattaagggcttcaagtacacgtctatgtcattccctggttgtttaggtccagaaatcaacatagacaacatcatgtacttacgcttcatacatagccatggaggtaggttataaatcataataatcatAGGTCATttactgtgtgagatactctagataccgtgtgggttcattccatcagtagataatgccaagcgaaggtttcttgattcttctccaaattcaggataatcattatcaattttcaaccactgtggtgaatctgccggatgtcgatactttccatctataattctttcatctgcatgccaggtcaagtgtcttgaatcggtttcactacgaaacatgcgtctaaatctcggaataacaggaaaataccacaagacttttgctggagacaacttgttcttatatcgcgagacaccgcatttaggacactcatttaacgatgcatactcatttcgaaacaaaacgcaatcgtttggacatgcatgtatcttatcatagctcatgccaatagagcacaacatctttttggtctcatatgttcgattgggaagaacattatcctcaggaagcatatctttcaaaagggctaataact containing:
- the LOC127081561 gene encoding F-box protein At4g09920-like, with amino-acid sequence MADRISELHDSILCHILSFLPTKHAATTSILSKRWKSLWLSVLTLDFDCKSFQDMTYHGYSVHQLMLLRKIELPILSFRFYCIYGHSIHNQNDINLFVSYLMNRGIENLNISGDMKLPPSIHRCNTLKVLKLKGIIVNGFSHQVDFPILKILQLKRMIFERHELLVKLLSGCPILEELETKYLGFRNGSRVPAKEFDGLLPSLVRAKIYCHDSIIPLHLVRNVETLHMEQAQLKCCTKLPMFHNLTHVKLKFFYNMWGWLQQMLEQCHKLQSLIIQGCEYQDESWNNQSWNDPPIVPKCLSLHLRTCFLANCKGTESELQFAKYILQNSKILKTMKIKYDCCADIKAKHQIMAELSSFAKDSTMCEVVFENSLAVILYLYGKFRNCENYTKFSNYTNFISIS